A window of the Peromyscus leucopus breed LL Stock chromosome 22, UCI_PerLeu_2.1, whole genome shotgun sequence genome harbors these coding sequences:
- the Dennd1c gene encoding DENN domain-containing protein 1C isoform X4: protein MGSTEKKQPSAVFDWFFEAGRPHSLEEDPQILRQFPPDFREQEAMQMVPKFCFPFDVERELPNPAVQHFTFALTDLLGNRRFGFCRLRAGACSCLCILSHLPWFEVFYKILNTVGDLLAQNQVTEAEELLQNLQQHPLPGPGFSGEPEMGSSLAVWSQCGILPPALGNSKLLSCSVDPDSAGLPSIPENRNLTELVVAVRDENIVGLFAALLAERRVLLTASKLSTLTACVHASCALLYPMHWEHVLIPTLPPHLLDYCCAPMPYLIGVHASLAERVREKALEDVVVLNADSNTLETPFDDVSLLRLRLRKVALSPGEGVSRLFLKAQALLFGGYRDALVCIPGQPVTFSEEAFLAQKPGSPLQTFHKRAVHLQLFKQFIETRLEKLNAGEGFSDQFEQEIIACCGASSGALRSYQLWVDSLKKGGDALLHSMKAKTRPAVRNMYRSAKSGFKGMQNLLMTKDGDSGLQRGGSLRTPSLTSRSDRLQQRLPISQHFGQNRPLRPSRRLRREEGPSEPLGERSPALSPEDTQSPWAEETLDGSFLGSGGELDLLSEILDSLSVETKSGGRLRASQSLNCCQQGASESCFSLPDIPARSPWQLEEDEHERSPEPQPWSLPGDLAALQGTPSSEVASCSMNCSQPPSDISPPSDISPPSDISPQASSATSADPSCQGDPELSAPTEPDPRVPQSPCSRLPPVPTQPSPPKSPQLLAPTKLSCDTVGTLQSIRSPSHSNSPEIPRKQPPQVLRHQARVPPLKERGVSNPQGPAARQPRVADLKKCFEN from the exons ATGGGATCCACAGAGAA AAAACAGCCCTCTGCTGTGTTTGACTGGTTCTTCGAAGCCGGCCGCCCCCACTCCCTGGAGGAGG ATCCCCAGATCCTGCGGCAGTTCCCGCCGGACTTCCGGGAACAG GAGGCCATGCAGATGGTGCCCAAGTTCTGTTTCCCTTTCGACGTAGAAAG GGAGCTGCCCAACCCTGCTGTCCAGCACTTCACCTTCGCCCTCACTGACCTGCTGGGCAACCGCAGATTTGGCTTCTGCCGCCTGCGGGCTGGTGCGTGCAgctgcctctgcatcctcag ccaccttCCCTGGTTTGAAGTGTTCTACAAGATCCTCAATACTGTGGGGGACCTCCTAGCCCAGAACCAA GTCACCGAAGCTGAAGAACTCCTACAGAACTTGCAGCAACACCCTCTTCCTGGACCGGGGTTTTCAGGGGAACCAGAGATG GGCAGCAGCTTGGCCGTCTGGAGCCAGTGTGGGAtcctgcctcctgccctgggGAATAGCAAGCTG CTTTCTTGTTCTGTGGACCCGGATTCTGCCGGCCTGCCGTCTATTCCTGAGAAC AGGAATCTCACGGAGCTGGTGGTCGctgtgagggatgagaacatCGTGGGGCTCTTCGCGGCGCTGCTGGCTGAGAGGAGGGTCTTGCTCACGGCCAGCAAGCTCAGCACG CTGACAGCCTGTGTTCACGCGTCCTGTGCTTTGCTCTACCCCATGCACTGGGAGCACGTCCTGATTCCCACGCTGCCCCCACACCTGCTGGATTACTGCTG CGCGCCCATGCCCTACCTCATCGGAGTCCACGCTAGTCTCGCTGAG AGAGTTCGGGAGAAGGCACTGGAAGATGTCGTGGTGTTGAACGCCGACTCTAACACGCTGGAGACGCCCTTTGACGAC GTATCCCTGCTGAGGCTTCGACTGAGGAAGGTGGCGCTGAGCCCCGGGGAAGGAGTGTCCCGACTCTTCCTAAAAGCCCAGGCCCTGCTCTTCGGAGGGTACCGCGACGCACTGGTCTGCATCCCG GGTCAGCCGGTGACCTTCAGTGAAGAGGCTTTCTTGGCTCAGAAGCCGGGGTCGCCGCTGCAGACCTTCCACAAGAGGGCGGTACACCTGCAGCTGTTCAAGCAG TTCATCGAAACCCGACTGGAGAAACTCAATGCTGGGGAAGGCTTCTCAGACCAATTCGAGCAAGAGATCATTGCCTGCTGTGGGGCTTCCTCAG GCGCCCTCCGATCCTACCAGCTCTGGGTAGATAGTCTTAAG AAAGGTGGTGACGCCCTCTTGCATTCAATGAAGGCCAAAACCCGACCAGCCGTCAGGAACATGTACCGATCG GCGAAGAGCGGCTTCAAGGGAATGCAGAACCTGCTTATGACTAAG GACGGAGACTCTGGCCTGCAGAGGGGGGGCTCCCTGAGAACCCCAAGCCTCACCAGCCGCTCAGATCGCCTACAACAGCGCCTGCCTATCAGCCAGCACTTTGGGCAG AACAGGCCCCTCCGCCCTAGCAGGAGACTCAGGCGAGAAGAGGGACCTTCTGAACCCCTTGGCGAGAG GAGCCCTGCCTTGAGCCCCGAGGACACCCAGAGTCCCTGGGCAGAGGAAACGCTAGACGGCAGCTTTCTGGGGTCCGGAGGAGAACTGGATCTGTTGAGCGAGATTCTCGACAGTCTGAGCGTGGAAACCAAGAGTGGCGGCCGGCTGAGGGCCAGCCAGAGCTTGAACTGCTGCCAGCAGGGGGCGTCGGAGAGCTGCTTCAGTCTG cctgACATCCCAGCGAGGTCACCATGGCAACTGGAAGAGGATGAGCATGAGCGATCCCCGGAACCCCAGCCCTGGTCCTTGCCAGGGGACCTGGCGGCTCTGCAGGGCACTCCATCTTCAGAGGTTGCAAGCTGCTCCATGAACTGTTCGCAGCCGCCCTCAGACATCTCTCCGCCCTCAGACATCTCTCCGCCCTCAGACATCTCTCCGCAAGCATCTTCAGCCACTTCAGCAGACCCCAGCTGCCAAGGGGACCCCGAGCTCTCTGCTCCCACCGAGCCGGATCCTAGAGTCCCACAAAGCCCTTGCTCCAGGCTCCCCCCAGTGCCCACTCAGCCCAGCCCGCCAAAGAGCCCCCAACTTCTTGCCCCCACAAAGCTCAGCTGTGACACTGTTGGAACATTACAATCCATTCGGTCTCCCTCACACTCCAATTCTCCAGAGATCCCCAGAAAGCAGCCTCCCCAGGTCCTGCGGCATCAGGCTCGAGTGCCACCCCTCAAGGAGCGAGGAGTCAGCAACCCGCAAGGGCCCGCCGCCAGGCAGCCTCGCGTTGCTGACCTGAAAAAGTGTTTTGAAAACTAA
- the Dennd1c gene encoding DENN domain-containing protein 1C isoform X1, whose translation MGSTEKKQPSAVFDWFFEAGRPHSLEEDPQILRQFPPDFREQEAMQMVPKFCFPFDVERELPNPAVQHFTFALTDLLGNRRFGFCRLRAGACSCLCILSHLPWFEVFYKILNTVGDLLAQNQVTEAEELLQNLQQHPLPGPGFSGEPEMGSSLAVWSQCGILPPALGNSKLLSCSVDPDSAGLPSIPENRNLTELVVAVRDENIVGLFAALLAERRVLLTASKLSTLTACVHASCALLYPMHWEHVLIPTLPPHLLDYCCAPMPYLIGVHASLAERVREKALEDVVVLNADSNTLETPFDDVQALPPDVVSAAAPHALLLKVEPPSLPISESLLCCQVSLLRLRLRKVALSPGEGVSRLFLKAQALLFGGYRDALVCIPGQPVTFSEEAFLAQKPGSPLQTFHKRAVHLQLFKQFIETRLEKLNAGEGFSDQFEQEIIACCGASSGALRSYQLWVDSLKKGGDALLHSMKAKTRPAVRNMYRSAKSGFKGMQNLLMTKDGDSGLQRGGSLRTPSLTSRSDRLQQRLPISQHFGQNRPLRPSRRLRREEGPSEPLGERSPALSPEDTQSPWAEETLDGSFLGSGGELDLLSEILDSLSVETKSGGRLRASQSLNCCQQGASESCFSLPDIPARSPWQLEEDEHERSPEPQPWSLPGDLAALQGTPSSEVASCSMNCSQPPSDISPPSDISPPSDISPQASSATSADPSCQGDPELSAPTEPDPRVPQSPCSRLPPVPTQPSPPKSPQLLAPTKLSCDTVGTLQSIRSPSHSNSPEIPRKQPPQVLRHQARVPPLKERGVSNPQGPAARQPRVADLKKCFEN comes from the exons ATGGGATCCACAGAGAA AAAACAGCCCTCTGCTGTGTTTGACTGGTTCTTCGAAGCCGGCCGCCCCCACTCCCTGGAGGAGG ATCCCCAGATCCTGCGGCAGTTCCCGCCGGACTTCCGGGAACAG GAGGCCATGCAGATGGTGCCCAAGTTCTGTTTCCCTTTCGACGTAGAAAG GGAGCTGCCCAACCCTGCTGTCCAGCACTTCACCTTCGCCCTCACTGACCTGCTGGGCAACCGCAGATTTGGCTTCTGCCGCCTGCGGGCTGGTGCGTGCAgctgcctctgcatcctcag ccaccttCCCTGGTTTGAAGTGTTCTACAAGATCCTCAATACTGTGGGGGACCTCCTAGCCCAGAACCAA GTCACCGAAGCTGAAGAACTCCTACAGAACTTGCAGCAACACCCTCTTCCTGGACCGGGGTTTTCAGGGGAACCAGAGATG GGCAGCAGCTTGGCCGTCTGGAGCCAGTGTGGGAtcctgcctcctgccctgggGAATAGCAAGCTG CTTTCTTGTTCTGTGGACCCGGATTCTGCCGGCCTGCCGTCTATTCCTGAGAAC AGGAATCTCACGGAGCTGGTGGTCGctgtgagggatgagaacatCGTGGGGCTCTTCGCGGCGCTGCTGGCTGAGAGGAGGGTCTTGCTCACGGCCAGCAAGCTCAGCACG CTGACAGCCTGTGTTCACGCGTCCTGTGCTTTGCTCTACCCCATGCACTGGGAGCACGTCCTGATTCCCACGCTGCCCCCACACCTGCTGGATTACTGCTG CGCGCCCATGCCCTACCTCATCGGAGTCCACGCTAGTCTCGCTGAG AGAGTTCGGGAGAAGGCACTGGAAGATGTCGTGGTGTTGAACGCCGACTCTAACACGCTGGAGACGCCCTTTGACGACGTACAAGCGCTGCCCCCGGACGTTGTTAGTGCCGCCGCCCCCCACGCCCTGCTCCTCAAGGTGGAGCCTCCATCTCTGCCCATCTCAGAGTCTCTCCTGTGTTGCCAGGTATCCCTGCTGAGGCTTCGACTGAGGAAGGTGGCGCTGAGCCCCGGGGAAGGAGTGTCCCGACTCTTCCTAAAAGCCCAGGCCCTGCTCTTCGGAGGGTACCGCGACGCACTGGTCTGCATCCCG GGTCAGCCGGTGACCTTCAGTGAAGAGGCTTTCTTGGCTCAGAAGCCGGGGTCGCCGCTGCAGACCTTCCACAAGAGGGCGGTACACCTGCAGCTGTTCAAGCAG TTCATCGAAACCCGACTGGAGAAACTCAATGCTGGGGAAGGCTTCTCAGACCAATTCGAGCAAGAGATCATTGCCTGCTGTGGGGCTTCCTCAG GCGCCCTCCGATCCTACCAGCTCTGGGTAGATAGTCTTAAG AAAGGTGGTGACGCCCTCTTGCATTCAATGAAGGCCAAAACCCGACCAGCCGTCAGGAACATGTACCGATCG GCGAAGAGCGGCTTCAAGGGAATGCAGAACCTGCTTATGACTAAG GACGGAGACTCTGGCCTGCAGAGGGGGGGCTCCCTGAGAACCCCAAGCCTCACCAGCCGCTCAGATCGCCTACAACAGCGCCTGCCTATCAGCCAGCACTTTGGGCAG AACAGGCCCCTCCGCCCTAGCAGGAGACTCAGGCGAGAAGAGGGACCTTCTGAACCCCTTGGCGAGAG GAGCCCTGCCTTGAGCCCCGAGGACACCCAGAGTCCCTGGGCAGAGGAAACGCTAGACGGCAGCTTTCTGGGGTCCGGAGGAGAACTGGATCTGTTGAGCGAGATTCTCGACAGTCTGAGCGTGGAAACCAAGAGTGGCGGCCGGCTGAGGGCCAGCCAGAGCTTGAACTGCTGCCAGCAGGGGGCGTCGGAGAGCTGCTTCAGTCTG cctgACATCCCAGCGAGGTCACCATGGCAACTGGAAGAGGATGAGCATGAGCGATCCCCGGAACCCCAGCCCTGGTCCTTGCCAGGGGACCTGGCGGCTCTGCAGGGCACTCCATCTTCAGAGGTTGCAAGCTGCTCCATGAACTGTTCGCAGCCGCCCTCAGACATCTCTCCGCCCTCAGACATCTCTCCGCCCTCAGACATCTCTCCGCAAGCATCTTCAGCCACTTCAGCAGACCCCAGCTGCCAAGGGGACCCCGAGCTCTCTGCTCCCACCGAGCCGGATCCTAGAGTCCCACAAAGCCCTTGCTCCAGGCTCCCCCCAGTGCCCACTCAGCCCAGCCCGCCAAAGAGCCCCCAACTTCTTGCCCCCACAAAGCTCAGCTGTGACACTGTTGGAACATTACAATCCATTCGGTCTCCCTCACACTCCAATTCTCCAGAGATCCCCAGAAAGCAGCCTCCCCAGGTCCTGCGGCATCAGGCTCGAGTGCCACCCCTCAAGGAGCGAGGAGTCAGCAACCCGCAAGGGCCCGCCGCCAGGCAGCCTCGCGTTGCTGACCTGAAAAAGTGTTTTGAAAACTAA
- the Dennd1c gene encoding DENN domain-containing protein 1C isoform X2, giving the protein MGSTEKKQPSAVFDWFFEAGRPHSLEEDPQILRQFPPDFREQEAMQMVPKFCFPFDVERELPNPAVQHFTFALTDLLGNRRFGFCRLRAGACSCLCILSHLPWFEVFYKILNTVGDLLAQNQVTEAEELLQNLQQHPLPGPGFSGEPEMGSSLAVWSQCGILPPALGNSKLLSCSVDPDSAGLPSIPENRNLTELVVAVRDENIVGLFAALLAERRVLLTASKLSTLTACVHASCALLYPMHWEHVLIPTLPPHLLDYCCAPMPYLIGVHASLAERVREKALEDVVVLNADSNTLETPFDDVQALPPDVVSAAAPHALLLKVEPPSLPISESLLCCQVSLLRLRLRKVALSPGEGVSRLFLKAQALLFGGYRDALVCIPGQPVTFSEEAFLAQKPGSPLQTFHKRAVHLQLFKQFIETRLEKLNAGEGFSDQFEQEIIACCGASSGALRSYQLWVDSLKKGGDALLHSMKAKTRPAVRNMYRSAKSGFKGMQNLLMTKDGDSGLQRGGSLRTPSLTSRSDRLQQRLPISQHFGQNRPLRPSRRLRREEGPSEPLGERSPALSPEDTQSPWAEETLDGSFLGSGGELDLLSEILDSLSVETKSGGRLRASQSLNCCQQGASESCFSLPDIPARSPWQLEEDEHERSPEPQPWSLPGDLAALQGTPSSEVASCSMNCSQPPSDISPQASSATSADPSCQGDPELSAPTEPDPRVPQSPCSRLPPVPTQPSPPKSPQLLAPTKLSCDTVGTLQSIRSPSHSNSPEIPRKQPPQVLRHQARVPPLKERGVSNPQGPAARQPRVADLKKCFEN; this is encoded by the exons ATGGGATCCACAGAGAA AAAACAGCCCTCTGCTGTGTTTGACTGGTTCTTCGAAGCCGGCCGCCCCCACTCCCTGGAGGAGG ATCCCCAGATCCTGCGGCAGTTCCCGCCGGACTTCCGGGAACAG GAGGCCATGCAGATGGTGCCCAAGTTCTGTTTCCCTTTCGACGTAGAAAG GGAGCTGCCCAACCCTGCTGTCCAGCACTTCACCTTCGCCCTCACTGACCTGCTGGGCAACCGCAGATTTGGCTTCTGCCGCCTGCGGGCTGGTGCGTGCAgctgcctctgcatcctcag ccaccttCCCTGGTTTGAAGTGTTCTACAAGATCCTCAATACTGTGGGGGACCTCCTAGCCCAGAACCAA GTCACCGAAGCTGAAGAACTCCTACAGAACTTGCAGCAACACCCTCTTCCTGGACCGGGGTTTTCAGGGGAACCAGAGATG GGCAGCAGCTTGGCCGTCTGGAGCCAGTGTGGGAtcctgcctcctgccctgggGAATAGCAAGCTG CTTTCTTGTTCTGTGGACCCGGATTCTGCCGGCCTGCCGTCTATTCCTGAGAAC AGGAATCTCACGGAGCTGGTGGTCGctgtgagggatgagaacatCGTGGGGCTCTTCGCGGCGCTGCTGGCTGAGAGGAGGGTCTTGCTCACGGCCAGCAAGCTCAGCACG CTGACAGCCTGTGTTCACGCGTCCTGTGCTTTGCTCTACCCCATGCACTGGGAGCACGTCCTGATTCCCACGCTGCCCCCACACCTGCTGGATTACTGCTG CGCGCCCATGCCCTACCTCATCGGAGTCCACGCTAGTCTCGCTGAG AGAGTTCGGGAGAAGGCACTGGAAGATGTCGTGGTGTTGAACGCCGACTCTAACACGCTGGAGACGCCCTTTGACGACGTACAAGCGCTGCCCCCGGACGTTGTTAGTGCCGCCGCCCCCCACGCCCTGCTCCTCAAGGTGGAGCCTCCATCTCTGCCCATCTCAGAGTCTCTCCTGTGTTGCCAGGTATCCCTGCTGAGGCTTCGACTGAGGAAGGTGGCGCTGAGCCCCGGGGAAGGAGTGTCCCGACTCTTCCTAAAAGCCCAGGCCCTGCTCTTCGGAGGGTACCGCGACGCACTGGTCTGCATCCCG GGTCAGCCGGTGACCTTCAGTGAAGAGGCTTTCTTGGCTCAGAAGCCGGGGTCGCCGCTGCAGACCTTCCACAAGAGGGCGGTACACCTGCAGCTGTTCAAGCAG TTCATCGAAACCCGACTGGAGAAACTCAATGCTGGGGAAGGCTTCTCAGACCAATTCGAGCAAGAGATCATTGCCTGCTGTGGGGCTTCCTCAG GCGCCCTCCGATCCTACCAGCTCTGGGTAGATAGTCTTAAG AAAGGTGGTGACGCCCTCTTGCATTCAATGAAGGCCAAAACCCGACCAGCCGTCAGGAACATGTACCGATCG GCGAAGAGCGGCTTCAAGGGAATGCAGAACCTGCTTATGACTAAG GACGGAGACTCTGGCCTGCAGAGGGGGGGCTCCCTGAGAACCCCAAGCCTCACCAGCCGCTCAGATCGCCTACAACAGCGCCTGCCTATCAGCCAGCACTTTGGGCAG AACAGGCCCCTCCGCCCTAGCAGGAGACTCAGGCGAGAAGAGGGACCTTCTGAACCCCTTGGCGAGAG GAGCCCTGCCTTGAGCCCCGAGGACACCCAGAGTCCCTGGGCAGAGGAAACGCTAGACGGCAGCTTTCTGGGGTCCGGAGGAGAACTGGATCTGTTGAGCGAGATTCTCGACAGTCTGAGCGTGGAAACCAAGAGTGGCGGCCGGCTGAGGGCCAGCCAGAGCTTGAACTGCTGCCAGCAGGGGGCGTCGGAGAGCTGCTTCAGTCTG cctgACATCCCAGCGAGGTCACCATGGCAACTGGAAGAGGATGAGCATGAGCGATCCCCGGAACCCCAGCCCTGGTCCTTGCCAGGGGACCTGGCGGCTCTGCAGGGCACTCCATCTTCAGAGGTTGCAAGCTGCTCCATGAACTGTTCGCAGCCGCCCTCAGAC ATCTCTCCGCAAGCATCTTCAGCCACTTCAGCAGACCCCAGCTGCCAAGGGGACCCCGAGCTCTCTGCTCCCACCGAGCCGGATCCTAGAGTCCCACAAAGCCCTTGCTCCAGGCTCCCCCCAGTGCCCACTCAGCCCAGCCCGCCAAAGAGCCCCCAACTTCTTGCCCCCACAAAGCTCAGCTGTGACACTGTTGGAACATTACAATCCATTCGGTCTCCCTCACACTCCAATTCTCCAGAGATCCCCAGAAAGCAGCCTCCCCAGGTCCTGCGGCATCAGGCTCGAGTGCCACCCCTCAAGGAGCGAGGAGTCAGCAACCCGCAAGGGCCCGCCGCCAGGCAGCCTCGCGTTGCTGACCTGAAAAAGTGTTTTGAAAACTAA
- the Dennd1c gene encoding DENN domain-containing protein 1C isoform X3: protein MGSTEKKQPSAVFDWFFEAGRPHSLEEDPQILRQFPPDFREQEAMQMVPKFCFPFDVERELPNPAVQHFTFALTDLLGNRRFGFCRLRAGACSCLCILSHLPWFEVFYKILNTVGDLLAQNQVTEAEELLQNLQQHPLPGPGFSGEPEMGSSLAVWSQCGILPPALGNSKLLSCSVDPDSAGLPSIPENRNLTELVVAVRDENIVGLFAALLAERRVLLTASKLSTLTACVHASCALLYPMHWEHVLIPTLPPHLLDYCCAPMPYLIGVHASLAERVREKALEDVVVLNADSNTLETPFDDVQALPPDVVSLLRLRLRKVALSPGEGVSRLFLKAQALLFGGYRDALVCIPGQPVTFSEEAFLAQKPGSPLQTFHKRAVHLQLFKQFIETRLEKLNAGEGFSDQFEQEIIACCGASSGALRSYQLWVDSLKKGGDALLHSMKAKTRPAVRNMYRSAKSGFKGMQNLLMTKDGDSGLQRGGSLRTPSLTSRSDRLQQRLPISQHFGQNRPLRPSRRLRREEGPSEPLGERSPALSPEDTQSPWAEETLDGSFLGSGGELDLLSEILDSLSVETKSGGRLRASQSLNCCQQGASESCFSLPDIPARSPWQLEEDEHERSPEPQPWSLPGDLAALQGTPSSEVASCSMNCSQPPSDISPPSDISPPSDISPQASSATSADPSCQGDPELSAPTEPDPRVPQSPCSRLPPVPTQPSPPKSPQLLAPTKLSCDTVGTLQSIRSPSHSNSPEIPRKQPPQVLRHQARVPPLKERGVSNPQGPAARQPRVADLKKCFEN, encoded by the exons ATGGGATCCACAGAGAA AAAACAGCCCTCTGCTGTGTTTGACTGGTTCTTCGAAGCCGGCCGCCCCCACTCCCTGGAGGAGG ATCCCCAGATCCTGCGGCAGTTCCCGCCGGACTTCCGGGAACAG GAGGCCATGCAGATGGTGCCCAAGTTCTGTTTCCCTTTCGACGTAGAAAG GGAGCTGCCCAACCCTGCTGTCCAGCACTTCACCTTCGCCCTCACTGACCTGCTGGGCAACCGCAGATTTGGCTTCTGCCGCCTGCGGGCTGGTGCGTGCAgctgcctctgcatcctcag ccaccttCCCTGGTTTGAAGTGTTCTACAAGATCCTCAATACTGTGGGGGACCTCCTAGCCCAGAACCAA GTCACCGAAGCTGAAGAACTCCTACAGAACTTGCAGCAACACCCTCTTCCTGGACCGGGGTTTTCAGGGGAACCAGAGATG GGCAGCAGCTTGGCCGTCTGGAGCCAGTGTGGGAtcctgcctcctgccctgggGAATAGCAAGCTG CTTTCTTGTTCTGTGGACCCGGATTCTGCCGGCCTGCCGTCTATTCCTGAGAAC AGGAATCTCACGGAGCTGGTGGTCGctgtgagggatgagaacatCGTGGGGCTCTTCGCGGCGCTGCTGGCTGAGAGGAGGGTCTTGCTCACGGCCAGCAAGCTCAGCACG CTGACAGCCTGTGTTCACGCGTCCTGTGCTTTGCTCTACCCCATGCACTGGGAGCACGTCCTGATTCCCACGCTGCCCCCACACCTGCTGGATTACTGCTG CGCGCCCATGCCCTACCTCATCGGAGTCCACGCTAGTCTCGCTGAG AGAGTTCGGGAGAAGGCACTGGAAGATGTCGTGGTGTTGAACGCCGACTCTAACACGCTGGAGACGCCCTTTGACGACGTACAAGCGCTGCCCCCGGACGTT GTATCCCTGCTGAGGCTTCGACTGAGGAAGGTGGCGCTGAGCCCCGGGGAAGGAGTGTCCCGACTCTTCCTAAAAGCCCAGGCCCTGCTCTTCGGAGGGTACCGCGACGCACTGGTCTGCATCCCG GGTCAGCCGGTGACCTTCAGTGAAGAGGCTTTCTTGGCTCAGAAGCCGGGGTCGCCGCTGCAGACCTTCCACAAGAGGGCGGTACACCTGCAGCTGTTCAAGCAG TTCATCGAAACCCGACTGGAGAAACTCAATGCTGGGGAAGGCTTCTCAGACCAATTCGAGCAAGAGATCATTGCCTGCTGTGGGGCTTCCTCAG GCGCCCTCCGATCCTACCAGCTCTGGGTAGATAGTCTTAAG AAAGGTGGTGACGCCCTCTTGCATTCAATGAAGGCCAAAACCCGACCAGCCGTCAGGAACATGTACCGATCG GCGAAGAGCGGCTTCAAGGGAATGCAGAACCTGCTTATGACTAAG GACGGAGACTCTGGCCTGCAGAGGGGGGGCTCCCTGAGAACCCCAAGCCTCACCAGCCGCTCAGATCGCCTACAACAGCGCCTGCCTATCAGCCAGCACTTTGGGCAG AACAGGCCCCTCCGCCCTAGCAGGAGACTCAGGCGAGAAGAGGGACCTTCTGAACCCCTTGGCGAGAG GAGCCCTGCCTTGAGCCCCGAGGACACCCAGAGTCCCTGGGCAGAGGAAACGCTAGACGGCAGCTTTCTGGGGTCCGGAGGAGAACTGGATCTGTTGAGCGAGATTCTCGACAGTCTGAGCGTGGAAACCAAGAGTGGCGGCCGGCTGAGGGCCAGCCAGAGCTTGAACTGCTGCCAGCAGGGGGCGTCGGAGAGCTGCTTCAGTCTG cctgACATCCCAGCGAGGTCACCATGGCAACTGGAAGAGGATGAGCATGAGCGATCCCCGGAACCCCAGCCCTGGTCCTTGCCAGGGGACCTGGCGGCTCTGCAGGGCACTCCATCTTCAGAGGTTGCAAGCTGCTCCATGAACTGTTCGCAGCCGCCCTCAGACATCTCTCCGCCCTCAGACATCTCTCCGCCCTCAGACATCTCTCCGCAAGCATCTTCAGCCACTTCAGCAGACCCCAGCTGCCAAGGGGACCCCGAGCTCTCTGCTCCCACCGAGCCGGATCCTAGAGTCCCACAAAGCCCTTGCTCCAGGCTCCCCCCAGTGCCCACTCAGCCCAGCCCGCCAAAGAGCCCCCAACTTCTTGCCCCCACAAAGCTCAGCTGTGACACTGTTGGAACATTACAATCCATTCGGTCTCCCTCACACTCCAATTCTCCAGAGATCCCCAGAAAGCAGCCTCCCCAGGTCCTGCGGCATCAGGCTCGAGTGCCACCCCTCAAGGAGCGAGGAGTCAGCAACCCGCAAGGGCCCGCCGCCAGGCAGCCTCGCGTTGCTGACCTGAAAAAGTGTTTTGAAAACTAA